The proteins below are encoded in one region of Micromonospora yangpuensis:
- a CDS encoding GntR family transcriptional regulator: MARRETALQAAQGRLMELIGSEFQAGDKLPNERELADLLEVSRATVREVLGQLAAEGVVKRTWGIGTFVHEPTGRVPVAIGDVTALRDRITASGHRPALQDAAVSRVSCPGDCAEVLGLAPGDPCWRVDRLFAVDEVPAVWIRDHLPLRVADRELDPSGLVSIDLDMFEFLAGATGMPVRRAEIEFAAVLADDELVARLGVPAGHPLINATQIGYGSGDLALFHGHITVRTDILTLRISRGG, from the coding sequence ATGGCTCGGCGGGAGACCGCGCTCCAGGCGGCACAGGGTCGGTTGATGGAACTCATCGGCAGCGAGTTCCAGGCCGGCGACAAGCTGCCCAACGAGCGTGAGCTGGCCGACCTGCTGGAGGTCAGCCGGGCCACCGTGCGCGAGGTTCTCGGGCAGCTCGCCGCCGAGGGCGTGGTCAAACGCACCTGGGGCATCGGCACCTTCGTCCACGAGCCGACCGGCCGGGTACCGGTGGCGATCGGCGACGTCACCGCCCTGCGGGACCGGATCACCGCCTCCGGCCACCGCCCCGCCCTGCAGGACGCCGCGGTGAGCCGGGTGAGCTGCCCGGGGGACTGCGCGGAGGTGCTCGGGTTGGCCCCCGGCGACCCGTGCTGGCGGGTCGACCGGCTCTTCGCCGTCGACGAGGTCCCGGCGGTGTGGATCCGCGACCACCTGCCGTTGCGCGTCGCCGACCGGGAACTCGACCCGTCCGGGCTGGTCAGCATCGACCTGGACATGTTCGAGTTCCTGGCCGGCGCGACCGGGATGCCGGTGCGCCGCGCCGAGATCGAGTTCGCCGCGGTGCTCGCCGACGACGAGCTGGTCGCCCGGCTCGGCGTCCCCGCCGGTCACCCGCTGATAAACGCCACCCAGATCGGGTACGGCAGCGGCGACCTGGCCCTGTTCCACGGTCAC
- a CDS encoding dipeptidase: MLQEPAPRYQGHKSYEYLEPHSDYRVFALAPELGRVPEHDLGLTDAQRQRVTRLLTEHVAISLHEHPVILPEDVRELRAYNRTARQRTGYEGLSRSGLTAVFDNFMAGASCVTSENGWKWNDLVYAVGMRLSDVYQQDYVTLATSLADIHAAKRDGRLALVAGLECSSPIENELDRIDILYGFGIRQLGIAYSQANMLGGGLSERNDGGLTHFGRRAVDRMNKLGIAIDISHSGDRTCLDTIEASRVPVFITHAGARSVWDTARMKPDEVIRACAERGGVIGIEAAPHTTLSEKHPHHSIESVMDHFTYCVDLVGIDHVTFGPDTMFGDHVGVHDTYAANYAHDAGNRPEHPRVEYVSGVENPAEAFNSIVGWLVAHDYSDDEIAKVIGGNTVRVLEQVW; this comes from the coding sequence GTGCTGCAAGAACCCGCGCCGCGGTACCAGGGCCACAAGTCCTACGAGTACCTGGAGCCGCACTCGGACTACCGGGTGTTCGCCCTGGCGCCGGAGCTCGGTCGGGTGCCCGAACACGACCTCGGCCTGACCGACGCCCAACGGCAGCGGGTGACCCGGCTGCTCACCGAGCACGTCGCGATCTCACTGCACGAGCATCCGGTGATCCTGCCGGAGGACGTCCGGGAGCTGCGGGCGTACAACCGCACCGCCCGCCAGCGCACCGGGTACGAGGGGTTGTCCCGCTCCGGGCTGACCGCCGTGTTCGACAACTTCATGGCCGGGGCGTCCTGCGTCACCAGCGAGAACGGCTGGAAGTGGAACGACCTGGTCTACGCCGTCGGGATGCGGCTCTCCGACGTCTACCAGCAGGACTACGTCACCCTGGCCACCAGTCTGGCCGACATCCACGCCGCCAAGCGGGACGGCCGGCTGGCCCTGGTCGCCGGCCTGGAGTGCAGCAGCCCGATCGAGAACGAACTGGACCGCATCGACATCCTCTACGGCTTCGGCATCCGGCAGCTCGGCATCGCCTACAGCCAGGCCAACATGCTCGGCGGCGGCCTGTCCGAGCGCAACGACGGTGGGCTGACCCACTTCGGTCGCCGCGCGGTGGACCGGATGAACAAGCTCGGCATCGCCATCGACATCTCCCACTCCGGCGACCGCACCTGCCTGGACACCATCGAGGCGTCCCGGGTGCCGGTCTTCATCACCCACGCCGGAGCCCGCTCGGTCTGGGACACCGCCCGGATGAAGCCGGACGAGGTGATCCGGGCCTGTGCCGAGCGGGGTGGGGTGATCGGCATCGAGGCCGCACCGCACACCACGCTGTCGGAGAAGCACCCGCACCACTCGATCGAGTCGGTGATGGACCACTTCACGTACTGCGTCGACCTGGTCGGCATCGACCACGTCACCTTCGGCCCGGACACCATGTTCGGCGACCACGTCGGGGTGCACGACACGTACGCCGCGAACTACGCCCACGACGCCGGCAACCGGCCGGAGCACCCCCGGGTGGAGTACGTGTCCGGAGTGGAGAACCCCGCCGAGGCGTTCAACAGCATCGTCGGCTGGCTGGTCGCACACGACTACTCCGACGACGAGATCGCCAAGGTGATCGGCGGCAACACGGTCCGGGTACTGGAGCAGGTGTGGTGA
- a CDS encoding ABC transporter ATP-binding protein, producing the protein MPPSDDVVLRVEDLVKHFPLKRRGSLRAGGVVKAVDGVSFTLRRGETLGVVGESGCGKSTLARTLVGLEKPTSGAVRFGDSTVHTARGRELRELRRRIQIVLQDPYTSLNPRRSVREILLQPFEIHPDVLPKARRLDRIRELLDLVGLDASLHLDRYPHQFSGGQRQRIGIARALALQPDVVVCDEPVSALDVSVQAQVVNLLERLQKELGVAYVFIAHDLSVIRHISDRVAVMYLGKLVESGPGAGLYDTPRHPYTKALLSAVPVPEPGRRAQRQRILLAGDPPSPVDPPSGCRFRTRCWQATDTCATEEPPLAGPDHPVACHYPLAA; encoded by the coding sequence ATGCCACCCAGCGATGACGTCGTGCTGCGGGTCGAGGACCTGGTCAAGCACTTCCCGTTGAAGCGACGCGGCTCGCTGCGCGCCGGCGGGGTGGTCAAGGCCGTCGACGGGGTCAGCTTCACGCTGCGCCGCGGCGAGACCCTCGGAGTGGTCGGCGAGTCCGGCTGCGGCAAGAGCACCCTGGCCCGGACCCTGGTCGGGCTGGAGAAGCCGACCTCCGGCGCGGTGCGCTTCGGCGACTCGACGGTGCACACCGCCCGGGGCCGGGAGCTGCGGGAGCTGCGCCGCCGGATCCAGATCGTGCTGCAGGACCCGTACACCTCGCTCAACCCGCGCCGCTCGGTCCGGGAGATCCTGCTCCAGCCCTTCGAGATCCACCCGGACGTGCTGCCCAAGGCCCGCCGGCTGGACCGGATCAGGGAGCTGCTCGACCTGGTCGGCCTGGACGCCAGCCTGCACCTGGACCGCTACCCGCACCAGTTCTCCGGCGGCCAGCGCCAGCGCATCGGCATCGCCCGCGCACTGGCCCTGCAACCCGACGTGGTGGTCTGCGACGAGCCGGTCTCCGCGCTGGACGTCTCGGTCCAGGCCCAGGTGGTCAACCTGCTGGAGCGGCTGCAGAAGGAACTGGGCGTGGCGTACGTCTTCATCGCCCACGACCTGTCGGTGATCCGGCACATCTCCGACCGGGTCGCCGTGATGTACCTGGGCAAGCTGGTCGAGAGCGGTCCCGGGGCCGGGCTGTACGACACGCCCCGGCACCCGTACACCAAGGCGCTGCTGTCGGCGGTGCCGGTGCCCGAGCCGGGCCGGCGGGCCCAGCGGCAGCGGATCCTGCTCGCCGGTGACCCGCCCAGCCCGGTCGACCCGCCCTCGGGCTGCCGGTTCCGCACCCGCTGCTGGCAGGCCACCGACACCTGCGCCACCGAGGAGCCACCCCTGGCGGGGCCGGACCATCCGGTCGCCTGCCACTACCCGCTGGCCGCCTGA
- a CDS encoding ABC transporter ATP-binding protein has protein sequence MDPLLQVTDLRVSFPGGSGPVHAVNGVSLTLTAGRTLAVLGESGSGKSVTAQAVMGILDVPPARVAGSVTLRGRELLTLSPRDRDRVSGEEIGMVFQDAMAALNPVFTVGDQLTELLRVRRGLSRADARRRAVELLDRVRIPAATDRVKDYPHQFSGGMRQRVMIALAIALEPAVLIADEPTTALDVTVQAQVMELIAEIQRDSGMALLLITHDLGVVAEVADDVAVMYAGRIVERGTVEQIFDGPAHPYTEGLLASMPRVDRTDEQLYAIPGAPPNPARLPSGCPFHLRCHRVTDECRTTLPALEALPAGRASACHHRTEVLHATQR, from the coding sequence ATGGACCCGCTGCTTCAGGTCACCGACCTGCGGGTGTCCTTCCCCGGCGGGAGCGGGCCGGTGCACGCGGTCAACGGGGTGTCGCTGACCCTGACCGCCGGCCGGACCCTGGCCGTGCTCGGCGAGTCCGGCTCCGGCAAGAGCGTCACCGCCCAGGCGGTGATGGGCATCCTCGACGTACCGCCGGCCAGGGTGGCCGGCTCGGTCACCCTGCGCGGACGGGAGCTGCTCACCCTGTCCCCACGGGACCGGGACCGGGTGAGCGGCGAGGAGATCGGGATGGTCTTCCAGGACGCGATGGCCGCGCTCAACCCGGTCTTCACCGTCGGTGACCAGCTCACCGAGCTGCTGCGGGTCCGCCGTGGGCTGTCCCGCGCCGACGCCCGCCGCCGCGCGGTGGAACTGCTCGACCGGGTACGCATCCCGGCCGCCACCGACCGGGTCAAGGACTACCCGCACCAGTTCTCCGGCGGGATGCGCCAGCGGGTGATGATCGCCCTGGCCATCGCCCTGGAACCGGCGGTGCTGATCGCCGACGAGCCCACCACCGCGCTGGACGTCACCGTGCAGGCGCAGGTGATGGAGCTGATCGCGGAGATCCAGCGGGACAGCGGGATGGCCCTGCTGCTGATCACCCACGACCTCGGGGTGGTCGCCGAGGTCGCCGACGACGTGGCGGTGATGTACGCCGGCCGGATCGTCGAACGGGGCACCGTCGAGCAGATCTTCGACGGGCCGGCGCACCCGTACACCGAGGGGCTGCTCGCCTCGATGCCCCGGGTGGACCGCACCGACGAGCAGTTGTACGCCATCCCGGGCGCACCGCCGAACCCGGCCCGGCTGCCGTCCGGCTGCCCGTTCCACCTGCGCTGTCACCGGGTCACCGACGAGTGCCGGACGACGCTGCCCGCCCTGGAGGCGCTGCCCGCCGGCCGGGCCAGCGCCTGCCACCACCGCACGGAGGTGCTGCATGCCACCCAGCGATGA
- a CDS encoding alpha/beta fold hydrolase translates to MKINGAELVVEAFGPEDAPAMIVHHGAPGLGSRSEPKRSFGPFADRMRVIVFDARGSGESSDDEPFTHEQWVADVDAIREHFGYEKIVMAGGSYGGFIALEYAIAHPDRVCALILRDTAADTAHDHLAVERARSTDRTVIPQWAVDRIGTGRFESNDQLRDYWQAILPLYDHHHDPAKDAARLAATRFHYRTHNAAFGQNMPGYDLKPKLPGIACPTLVTVGRHDWRTPVEASQVIADLVPDARLVVFEHSGHSPQLEEPERFQQVVRDFLDEAGIR, encoded by the coding sequence ATGAAGATCAACGGTGCCGAGCTGGTGGTCGAGGCGTTCGGCCCCGAGGACGCCCCGGCCATGATCGTCCACCACGGCGCGCCCGGCCTCGGCTCCCGCAGCGAGCCGAAGCGCTCCTTCGGGCCGTTCGCCGACCGGATGCGGGTCATCGTCTTCGACGCCCGGGGCTCCGGGGAGTCCAGCGACGACGAGCCCTTCACCCACGAGCAGTGGGTCGCCGACGTCGACGCCATCCGGGAGCACTTCGGCTACGAGAAGATCGTCATGGCCGGCGGCTCGTACGGCGGGTTCATCGCCCTGGAGTACGCGATCGCCCACCCCGACCGGGTCTGCGCGCTGATCCTGCGGGACACCGCCGCCGACACCGCCCACGACCACCTCGCCGTGGAACGGGCCCGCAGCACCGACCGGACGGTGATCCCGCAGTGGGCCGTCGACCGGATCGGCACCGGCCGGTTCGAGAGCAACGACCAGCTGCGCGACTACTGGCAGGCGATCCTGCCGCTCTACGACCACCACCACGACCCGGCCAAGGACGCCGCCCGGCTGGCCGCCACCCGGTTCCACTACCGGACCCACAACGCGGCCTTCGGGCAGAACATGCCGGGCTATGACCTGAAGCCGAAGCTGCCCGGCATCGCCTGCCCGACCCTGGTCACCGTGGGCCGCCACGACTGGCGTACCCCGGTGGAGGCCTCCCAGGTCATCGCCGACCTGGTGCCGGACGCCCGGCTGGTGGTCTTCGAGCACTCCGGGCACAGCCCGCAGCTGGAGGAGCCCGAGCGGTTCCAGCAGGTGGTGCGGGACTTCCTCGACGAGGCCGGGATCCGCTGA
- a CDS encoding M24 family metallopeptidase has product MRLPDSFYSTVRARLTEALHHRELDGFLASSPADVAFLSGFFYIATERPVYLWMPAEGDPLLVLPHLDVEYAAQQGVTIDTVSYPEFPGVVTAEQTLAAALSGRRTRRVGFGAGLTVGTLAKLDAALPNTELVVTDAVAQLRLRKFPEEIPLHEAAARICDEMLAAGRELITEALRAGRELPREDEIARHVIGYGTDRMYADYDLVVYTTKLAGGLVYAGPNSALPHGLPTRRRVQPGDTLILSLGAAVASRFVESERTFVIGEPTAEQRRYYEADREAQQVGTEAMLVGRTCAEVNRTCLDVLRGHGLGEYIRHRQGHGIGLQNHEPPWVSDGDDTVLADGMLLSSEPGVYVPGHAGYRISDTVLVTDAGPRRLTSYPRDLEANIIEGVR; this is encoded by the coding sequence GTGCGGCTGCCCGACAGTTTCTACTCGACCGTGCGTGCCCGGCTGACCGAGGCGCTGCACCACCGTGAGCTGGACGGTTTCCTGGCCAGCTCCCCGGCGGACGTCGCCTTCCTCAGCGGGTTCTTCTACATCGCCACCGAACGGCCGGTCTACCTCTGGATGCCGGCCGAGGGCGACCCGCTGTTGGTCCTGCCGCACCTGGACGTCGAGTACGCCGCCCAGCAGGGCGTCACGATCGACACGGTCAGCTATCCCGAGTTCCCCGGGGTGGTCACCGCCGAGCAGACCCTGGCCGCTGCGCTCTCCGGTCGCCGTACCCGGCGGGTCGGGTTCGGTGCCGGGCTCACCGTCGGCACCCTGGCCAAGCTCGACGCCGCCCTGCCCAACACCGAGCTGGTGGTCACCGACGCGGTGGCCCAGCTGCGGCTGCGCAAGTTTCCCGAGGAGATCCCGCTGCACGAGGCGGCGGCCCGGATCTGCGACGAGATGCTCGCCGCCGGCCGGGAGCTGATCACCGAGGCGCTGCGCGCCGGCCGGGAGCTGCCGCGCGAGGACGAGATCGCCCGGCACGTCATCGGGTACGGCACCGACCGGATGTACGCCGACTACGACCTGGTCGTCTACACCACCAAGCTGGCCGGTGGCCTGGTCTACGCCGGTCCCAACTCGGCGCTGCCGCACGGGCTGCCCACCCGGCGTCGGGTCCAGCCCGGCGACACCCTGATTCTCTCCCTCGGCGCGGCGGTGGCCAGCCGGTTCGTGGAGAGCGAGCGGACCTTCGTCATCGGTGAGCCCACCGCCGAGCAGCGCCGCTACTACGAGGCCGACCGGGAGGCCCAGCAGGTAGGCACCGAGGCGATGCTGGTCGGCCGGACCTGCGCCGAGGTGAACCGGACCTGCCTGGACGTGCTGCGCGGGCACGGCCTGGGTGAGTACATCCGGCACCGGCAGGGCCACGGCATCGGGTTGCAGAACCACGAGCCGCCCTGGGTGTCCGACGGCGACGACACGGTGCTGGCCGACGGGATGCTGCTCTCCAGCGAGCCCGGCGTCTACGTGCCCGGCCACGCCGGCTACCGGATCTCCGACACCGTCCTGGTCACCGACGCCGGCCCGCGCCGGCTGACCAGCTACCCCCGCGACCTGGAAGCCAACATCATCGAGGGAGTCCGATGA
- a CDS encoding ABC transporter permease → MSAPVLTEQTVPPTEPQVGATRAAWRNWLRQPSALLSMLVLAVMVLLAVFAPLIADEPSGTSAEVLQPPSGGHWFGTDDLGQDIFAQVVWGTRTSLVIGVAASLIALLLGTAIGLASAYVRGVDAVGTVVTDVMLALPTLPLMIMLAAVVSPSVVTLTIIIGVFAWPEVARLIRSQGLVVTAMPYIDGARVLGASGWRIVTREILPAVIPLMVVSVLLTASRAVISEAGLSFLGLGDPDAWSWGRILLNAQRSGVVAIAWWQTLFPSLAILFLVLSATVAGMRFNDTRDPRRNGG, encoded by the coding sequence GTGAGCGCTCCGGTGCTGACCGAGCAGACGGTGCCGCCCACCGAGCCCCAGGTCGGGGCCACCCGGGCGGCCTGGCGGAACTGGCTGCGCCAGCCGTCGGCGCTGCTGTCGATGCTGGTGCTGGCGGTGATGGTGCTACTGGCCGTCTTCGCGCCGCTGATCGCCGACGAGCCCAGCGGGACCAGCGCCGAGGTGTTGCAACCGCCCTCGGGCGGGCACTGGTTCGGCACCGACGACCTCGGGCAGGACATCTTCGCCCAGGTGGTCTGGGGCACCCGGACCAGTCTGGTGATCGGGGTGGCCGCCTCGCTGATCGCCCTGCTGCTCGGTACCGCGATCGGGCTGGCCTCGGCGTACGTGCGGGGGGTCGACGCGGTGGGCACGGTGGTCACCGACGTGATGCTGGCGCTGCCCACCCTGCCGCTGATGATCATGCTGGCGGCGGTGGTGAGCCCGAGCGTGGTGACCCTGACGATCATCATCGGGGTCTTCGCCTGGCCCGAGGTGGCCCGGCTGATCAGGTCGCAGGGCCTGGTGGTGACCGCGATGCCCTACATCGACGGGGCCCGGGTGCTCGGGGCCAGCGGCTGGCGGATCGTGACCCGGGAGATCCTGCCGGCGGTGATCCCGCTGATGGTGGTCAGCGTGCTGCTGACCGCCTCCCGGGCGGTGATCTCCGAGGCCGGGCTGAGCTTCCTCGGCCTCGGCGACCCGGACGCCTGGTCCTGGGGGCGGATCCTGCTCAACGCCCAGCGCAGCGGCGTGGTCGCCATCGCCTGGTGGCAGACGCTCTTCCCGTCGCTGGCGATCCTGTTCCTGGTGCTCTCCGCCACGGTGGCCGGCATGCGCTTCAACGACACCCGTGACCCCCGACGCAACGGAGGCTGA
- a CDS encoding ABC transporter permease: MARFVLSRAVKAVLTVWIAITATFFLLRLLPGDPTTLMVEGDMTPEMQEALLRTYGLDRPLWEQYVSYLRELTQGNFGISFRQIQPVTDILVERLPWTLLLAGTAFLVTIAVGIPIGVYAAVHRGRWPDKILQAAGIGGHALFVPSVAMLLLVYLGAQAGWFPIGGAIDPDTRGLGAYLSLAHHLVLPVASLVLVQLGPYALTLRTNMIEVLGEDYIRAARARGLSTRRRVWKHGLRNAILPALTLMGLQLGTLVGGAVLTETVFAYPGVGRLIFEAVGQRDYPVLQGAFIMLAVTVVVANTLTDLLYAVLNPRIRL; this comes from the coding sequence GTGGCACGCTTCGTGCTCAGCCGGGCGGTCAAGGCCGTCCTGACCGTCTGGATCGCGATCACCGCGACGTTCTTCCTGCTCCGGCTGCTGCCCGGGGACCCCACGACCCTGATGGTCGAGGGGGACATGACCCCCGAGATGCAGGAGGCGCTGCTGCGCACCTACGGCCTGGACCGGCCACTGTGGGAGCAGTACGTGTCGTACCTGCGGGAGTTGACCCAGGGCAACTTCGGCATCTCGTTCCGGCAGATCCAACCGGTCACCGACATCCTGGTCGAACGGCTGCCGTGGACCCTGCTGCTGGCCGGTACGGCGTTCCTGGTGACCATCGCCGTGGGCATCCCGATCGGGGTGTACGCGGCGGTGCACCGGGGCCGCTGGCCGGACAAGATCCTGCAGGCCGCCGGGATCGGCGGGCACGCCCTGTTCGTGCCGAGCGTGGCGATGCTGCTGCTGGTCTACCTCGGCGCGCAGGCGGGCTGGTTCCCGATCGGCGGGGCGATCGACCCCGACACCCGGGGCCTGGGCGCCTACCTGAGCCTGGCGCACCACCTGGTGCTGCCGGTGGCCTCGCTGGTGCTGGTGCAGCTCGGTCCGTACGCGTTGACCCTGCGGACCAACATGATCGAGGTCCTCGGCGAGGACTACATCCGGGCCGCCCGCGCCCGGGGGCTCTCCACCCGGCGTCGGGTGTGGAAACACGGGCTGCGCAACGCGATCCTGCCCGCGCTGACCCTGATGGGCCTGCAACTGGGCACCCTGGTCGGCGGCGCGGTGCTCACCGAGACGGTCTTCGCCTACCCCGGTGTCGGGCGGCTGATCTTCGAGGCGGTCGGTCAGCGCGACTATCCGGTGCTGCAGGGCGCGTTCATCATGCTCGCGGTCACCGTGGTGGTCGCCAACACCCTGACCGACCTGCTCTACGCCGTACTCAACCCCCGGATCCGGTTGTGA
- a CDS encoding ABC transporter substrate-binding protein, producing the protein MSNIRRPGRWRVAVAVGAAAALALSGCGLNEGNDSGGNTSGGDTVLRIGTTTDVSNFNPLQSLSKTDSWILNAMYPHLLRIDENAQKAPELAKDYGYEDDGKTAVFNLRDDFQWTDGKPVTAEDVKFSAEKIMEYKLGNVAAKLTWVESIEAPDATTVKFKLSQPYAPFAEGVGFWMSIVPKHVFENAGDLSKFANDSDWVGAGPFVLDSSTKGQRYVMKRNDNYPLAPGGKPAISQVEYRVYPDVNTMMLALRNGDIDLMGNPVPASAAKTFENDDKIKLEKVGALGFAHLTYNMTNKELAKQEVRQALSMSVDTKAIIDSVLQGDAQQMAGPISPIFGDYDNTELQPYPFDPEGAKAKLSAAGYTDGNGDGFFDALSFGVACDQSNANITRVVQLFRESAAKAGIKLENECVERNTFLARTKSGEYDIDASQWGVFDNPMDQLRSTYLSSNPGGINYNLLKSDEMDRLINDAAATTDQAAFAEKIKNIDKVVHEQAYLTPLYVENFQFAYNASKFTGFVASPSDLLGMVTAYSLAQVKPVG; encoded by the coding sequence ATGTCCAACATCCGTCGGCCCGGCCGTTGGCGGGTCGCCGTCGCGGTCGGCGCGGCCGCCGCGCTGGCGCTGTCCGGCTGCGGTCTCAACGAGGGCAACGACTCCGGTGGGAACACCTCGGGCGGTGACACGGTGCTGCGCATCGGCACCACCACCGACGTGTCCAACTTCAACCCGCTGCAGTCGCTGAGCAAGACCGACTCCTGGATCCTCAACGCGATGTACCCGCACCTGCTGCGCATCGACGAGAACGCGCAGAAGGCACCGGAGCTGGCCAAGGACTACGGGTACGAGGACGACGGCAAGACCGCCGTGTTCAACCTGCGGGACGACTTCCAGTGGACCGACGGCAAGCCGGTGACCGCCGAGGACGTCAAGTTCAGCGCCGAGAAGATCATGGAATACAAGCTCGGCAACGTGGCCGCCAAGCTGACCTGGGTCGAGTCGATCGAGGCCCCGGACGCCACCACGGTGAAGTTCAAGCTCTCCCAGCCGTACGCGCCGTTCGCCGAGGGTGTCGGCTTCTGGATGTCCATCGTCCCGAAGCACGTCTTCGAGAACGCCGGTGACCTGTCGAAGTTCGCCAACGACTCGGACTGGGTCGGCGCCGGACCGTTCGTGCTGGACAGCTCCACCAAGGGCCAGCGGTACGTGATGAAGCGCAACGACAACTACCCGCTGGCCCCCGGCGGCAAGCCCGCGATCAGCCAGGTCGAGTACCGGGTCTACCCGGACGTCAACACGATGATGCTGGCCCTGCGCAACGGTGACATCGACCTGATGGGCAACCCGGTGCCGGCGTCGGCGGCGAAGACCTTCGAGAACGACGACAAGATCAAGCTGGAGAAGGTCGGCGCGCTGGGCTTCGCCCACCTGACCTACAACATGACCAACAAGGAGTTGGCCAAGCAGGAGGTCCGGCAGGCGCTGTCGATGTCGGTGGACACCAAGGCCATCATCGACTCGGTGCTGCAGGGCGACGCCCAGCAGATGGCCGGCCCGATCTCGCCGATCTTCGGCGACTACGACAACACCGAGCTGCAGCCGTACCCGTTCGACCCGGAGGGCGCGAAGGCCAAGCTCAGCGCGGCCGGCTACACCGACGGCAACGGCGACGGGTTCTTCGACGCGCTCTCCTTCGGGGTGGCCTGCGACCAGTCCAACGCCAACATCACCCGGGTGGTGCAGCTGTTCCGGGAGAGCGCCGCCAAGGCCGGCATCAAGCTGGAGAACGAGTGCGTCGAGCGCAACACCTTCCTGGCCCGCACCAAGAGCGGTGAGTACGACATCGACGCCTCCCAGTGGGGGGTCTTCGACAACCCGATGGACCAGCTGCGCAGCACCTACCTGTCCAGCAACCCGGGTGGCATCAACTACAACCTGCTCAAGTCCGACGAGATGGATCGGCTGATCAACGACGCGGCGGCCACCACCGACCAGGCGGCCTTCGCCGAGAAGATCAAGAACATCGACAAGGTGGTCCACGAGCAGGCGTACCTGACCCCGCTGTACGTGGAGAACTTCCAGTTCGCCTACAACGCCAGCAAGTTCACCGGCTTCGTCGCGTCGCCGTCGGACCTGCTCGGCATGGTCACCGCGTACTCGCTGGCCCAGGTCAAGCCGGTCGGCTGA
- a CDS encoding dipeptidase — protein sequence MQDVAPRYDGYRSFDYLEPRVDYKVFDLAPQLGRVPAHDLGLTEAQRQRVSRLLTEQFAISLHEHPKILPADVTQLRDYNRTGRNSFGFEGLARSGMTAVFDNFMNGTGCVTSEHAWKWDDVIYDIGLRFADVAKQDYVVVATTLEEIFTAKRNGQLALVAGLEAATMIENELDRIDILYGFGVRQMGIAYSQANMLGSGLSEVTDGGLTHFGRRAVTRMNKLGIAIDVSHSGDQTSLDVIEASRVPVFITHAGARSVWNTPRMKSDETIRACAERGGVIGIEAAPHTTLSAEHPHHSIESVMDHFTYCVDLVGIDHVAFGPDTNFGDHVGLHDSFTQHLAIGQAHGAVDHPRVPYVSGMENPAECFSNIVGWLVAHDYSDDEIAKVIGGNIIRVLREVW from the coding sequence GTGCAGGACGTAGCCCCCCGATACGACGGATACCGGTCGTTCGACTACCTGGAGCCGCGGGTCGACTACAAGGTCTTCGACCTGGCCCCGCAGCTGGGCCGGGTGCCGGCGCACGACCTGGGTCTGACCGAGGCGCAGCGGCAGCGGGTCAGCCGGCTGCTCACCGAGCAGTTCGCGATCTCGCTGCACGAGCACCCGAAGATCCTGCCGGCCGACGTCACCCAGCTGCGTGACTACAACCGCACCGGCCGCAACTCCTTCGGCTTCGAGGGCCTGGCCCGCTCGGGGATGACCGCGGTCTTCGACAACTTCATGAACGGCACCGGCTGCGTCACCAGCGAGCACGCCTGGAAGTGGGACGACGTCATCTACGACATCGGCCTGCGCTTCGCCGACGTGGCCAAGCAGGACTACGTGGTGGTGGCCACCACCCTGGAGGAGATCTTCACCGCCAAGCGCAACGGCCAGCTCGCCCTGGTGGCCGGGCTGGAGGCGGCCACGATGATCGAGAACGAGCTGGACCGGATCGACATCCTGTACGGCTTCGGCGTCCGGCAGATGGGCATCGCCTACAGCCAGGCCAACATGCTCGGCTCCGGGCTCTCCGAGGTCACCGACGGTGGGCTCACCCACTTCGGCCGCCGGGCGGTGACCCGGATGAACAAGCTGGGCATCGCCATCGACGTCTCGCACTCCGGGGACCAGACGTCCCTGGACGTGATCGAGGCGTCCCGGGTACCGGTCTTCATCACCCACGCCGGGGCCCGCAGCGTCTGGAACACCCCCCGGATGAAGTCCGACGAGACGATCCGGGCCTGTGCCGAGCGGGGAGGGGTGATCGGCATCGAGGCCGCTCCGCACACCACCCTGTCGGCCGAGCACCCGCACCACTCGATCGAGTCGGTGATGGACCACTTCACCTACTGCGTCGACCTGGTCGGCATCGACCACGTCGCGTTCGGCCCGGACACCAACTTCGGTGACCACGTCGGACTGCACGACAGCTTCACCCAGCACCTGGCGATCGGGCAGGCCCACGGCGCGGTGGACCACCCCCGGGTGCCGTACGTCTCCGGCATGGAGAACCCGGCGGAGTGCTTCAGCAACATCGTCGGCTGGCTGGTAGCGCACGACTACTCCGATGACGAGATCGCCAAGGTCATCGGCGGCAACATCATTCGCGTACTTCGGGAGGTCTGGTGA